The window CCCCCACTTCCTCTACCACGTCGTGCATCTGCACGGGATGGCCACGATCGACGCCTTCGGCCAGCCGGTCTCACTGCTGCTGACCGTGCTGCTCCCGCTACCACTGCTGTTCCCCGCGCGGCCGTCGACGGGACGGTCCGCCACCACCCCGAAGGAGGACCAACGATGAGGATCGCTGTTGCCGGAGGCAACGGAGCTGTCGGCACACACGTGGTGGAGGTGCTGCACGAGCAAGGGCACGAAGCCGTGGTGCTCTCCCGGCACGCCGGCATCGACCTGACCTCCGACGACGCCTCCGCAGCGACGCGGCTCGCCGAGCAGCTGGCCGGGACCGACGCCGTCGTCGACGTGCTCTCGGTGCAGACCAGATCGGCGAAGGGGTCCGAGACCTTTTTCCGCACAACAACATCGCACCTGCTGGCTGCCGAGCAGGCGGCCGGCGTGGGGCACCACGTGGCACTGTCCATCGTGGGCGTGGGACAGGCTCCGTACGGCTACTACGCGGGCAAGGTGACGCAGGAGAAGCTCGTCGAGGCGGGCCCGGTGCCGTGGACCATCCTGCGCGCCACCCAGTTCCACGAGTTCGCCACCCAGATCTACGGTCAGATCACCGTCGGCCCGCTGATGCTGATCCCGGCGATGCGGTCGCAGCCGGTCGCCGC is drawn from Nakamurella alba and contains these coding sequences:
- a CDS encoding SDR family oxidoreductase, giving the protein MRIAVAGGNGAVGTHVVEVLHEQGHEAVVLSRHAGIDLTSDDASAATRLAEQLAGTDAVVDVLSVQTRSAKGSETFFRTTTSHLLAAEQAAGVGHHVALSIVGVGQAPYGYYAGKVTQEKLVEAGPVPWTILRATQFHEFATQIYGQITVGPLMLIPAMRSQPVAAREVAQRLVELAIGAPAGRVPDLGGPREERMVDMVRRYARTQHRRGPILQVPLPGGLGKAMRDGTLVPHGPTDHGVQTYQEWLAALG